In Uranotaenia lowii strain MFRU-FL unplaced genomic scaffold, ASM2978415v1 HiC_scaffold_808, whole genome shotgun sequence, one DNA window encodes the following:
- the LOC129760892 gene encoding phenoloxidase-activating factor 2, with protein MCRLAVAIGSVAIMAIVSAQQPIDRIYFPENETSILDLSNRAGIDEVVTPDPFGPNSPTLSPMTLITAQGDKCTCVPYFMCKPEAEFADQNKFNEIDVNYNPESCQDVLDVCCRDEDSLVVPMNNTPGTVPPSRPRGCGLRNIGGIDFTLTGNFNNEAGFGEFPWTVAIVNVADGSSHCGGSLIHPNLVLTGAHCVQSFKRGQLKIRAGEWDTQTTKERLPHQERLVTRVNSHPEFNPRSLANDVAVLELEKPIDLADHINVVCLPPNNYDTRRSDCFASGWGKNQFGKAGRYSVIMKKVPLPLVESSTCERLLQGTRLTNRFRLHQTFICAGGERGVDTCEGDGGAPLVCPIGSTNDNRYVQVGSVAWGIGCHDKIPAVYANVMRFRSWIDNVVRTLGYDTSVYDSNLSQFSEIFARS; from the exons ATGTGTCGCCTCGCAGTGGCGATTGGATCGGTCGCCATAATGGCGATCGTTTCAGCCCAACAACCTATCGACAGGATCTACTTTCCCGAAAACGAGACGTCTATCCTAGACCTGTCCAATCGAGCAGGAATAGACGAAGTGGTAACTCCGGACCCTTTCGGG CCGAATTCACCAACGCTCTCACCGATGACGCTAATCACAGCCCAAGGAGATAAATGTACCTGTGTACCATACTTCATGTGCAAACCAGAAGCAGAATTCGCGGACCAGAACAAGTTTAACGAGATTGACGTCAA TTACAATCCGGAAAGCTGCCAGGATGTTCTGGACGTTTGCTGCCGCGACGAGGACTCGTTGGTGGTCCCGATGAACAACACCCCGGGAACGGTTCCTCCAAGTCGCCCGAGAGGTTGTGGGCTGCGGAACATCGGTGGAATCGATTTTACACTAACAGGCAATTTT AATAACGAAGCCGGTTTCGGTGAATTTCCTTGGACAGTGGCCATCGTTAATGTGGCTGATGGCTCAAGTCACTGTGGTGGATCGCTCATCCACCCGAATCTGGTCCTAACGGGAGCTCATTGCGTCCAAAGCTTCAAACGAGGTCAGCTGAAGATTCGTGCCGGCGAATGGGATACGCAAACGACAAAAGAACGTCTACCTCATCAGGAACGTCTGGTTACACGCGTTAATAGCCATCCTGAGTTTAACCCCCGATCGCTAGCCAATGACGTAGCTGTCCTGGAACTGGAGAAACCAATTGACCTGGCGGATCATATCAATGTGGTGTGTCTGCCGCCAAATAACTACGACACGAGACGTTCGGATTGTTTTGCCAGTGGCTGGGGAAAGAATCAGTTCGGAAAGGCCGGTCGCTACAGCGTCATCATGAAGAAAGTTCCTCTTCCACTGGTGGAATCTTCGACGTGCGAGAGACTGTTGCAGGGTACCAGATTGACGAACCGCTTCCGGCTGCATCAGACCTTCATTTGTGCCGGTGGAGAACGTGGCGTTGATACCTGTGAAGGAGACGGCGGGGCGCCTCTGGTTTGCCCGATTGGTTCCACCAACGACAACCGTTACGTACAGGTTGGATCCGTGGCCTGGGGTATCGGATGTCATGACAAAATTCCGGCTGTTTATGCCAACGTGATGCGATTTAGGTCGTGGATCGATAACGTTGTGAGGACTTTGGGTTACGACACCTCTGTGTATGATTCTAATTTGTCTcagttttctgaaatttttgccAGATCgtag